In Micromonospora sp. NBC_01813, the following are encoded in one genomic region:
- a CDS encoding ACP S-malonyltransferase, whose translation MGADLFHHFPDLTATADEILEFSIAELCTKDPERRLRDTRYAQPAVFVVNTLMGMRKIRESPDGYRFFAGHSLGEYNALVAAGVIDFATALKVVKQRGELMSTISGGGMSAIQGVPAAFVQRTLRETGLTKVYIANYNADTQSTIAGDRTEVAVAAKAISALPGARAVPINVSGPFHTPLMIPVESTLRAVLTDCAFGPATGTVVSSVTGNVFEPTEGVDLLSSQVSAPVQWVRAITTLRAAGATVFDEVNGSTLSALVSRIR comes from the coding sequence ATGGGAGCCGACCTGTTCCACCACTTTCCGGACCTTACGGCGACGGCCGATGAGATTCTTGAATTCTCGATCGCGGAGCTCTGCACGAAGGACCCCGAGCGAAGACTACGCGACACACGCTACGCCCAGCCCGCTGTCTTCGTCGTCAACACCCTCATGGGCATGCGAAAGATCAGGGAAAGTCCGGACGGATATCGGTTCTTCGCCGGGCACAGTCTGGGCGAGTACAACGCACTCGTCGCCGCCGGCGTAATCGATTTCGCAACGGCACTCAAGGTGGTGAAACAGCGCGGCGAGCTGATGTCGACGATATCGGGTGGCGGGATGTCCGCGATCCAGGGCGTTCCGGCGGCATTCGTCCAACGTACCCTCCGCGAGACCGGCCTGACCAAGGTGTACATCGCGAACTACAACGCCGACACGCAGTCGACCATAGCCGGCGACCGGACCGAGGTAGCCGTGGCAGCCAAGGCCATCAGTGCTCTTCCCGGTGCGCGCGCCGTACCCATCAACGTCAGTGGGCCGTTCCACACGCCGCTGATGATCCCGGTGGAGTCCACCCTGCGCGCGGTCCTGACGGACTGCGCCTTCGGACCCGCGACCGGCACGGTGGTATCGAGCGTCACCGGCAATGTGTTCGAGCCGACGGAAGGCGTCGACCTGCTGTCCAGCCAGGTCTCCGCCCCGGTGCAGTGGGTACGCGCCATCACCACACTGCGAGCGGCGGGGGCGACCGTGTTCGACGAAGTCAATGGAAGCACCCTGAGTGCACTCGTGAGCAGGATCCGCTGA